The nucleotide window TTGCTTCGGGCCAACGCACACCGTAAATACCGCGTTCATTCAGTTGTTTTTTTTATTTTTCTTGTAGCCAATATTGGCGGCTCGCTCACTCCTCTGGGCGATCCGCCGCTGTTTCTGGGTTTTCTGAAGGGTGTGAATTTCTTCTGGACCACAACCAACCTGCTGATGAAAACAAGCCTCATTGCCACAGTTTTGCTGGGCATATTCTTTGTTCTCGATACAGTGCTGTTCAAGAAAGAAGGCAGCCCCAAGGCTGAGGCGCAGGCTGGCGCGGCAGAAGAAAAGCTCGGCCTTGACGGCAAGATCAACCTGCTGTTTCTTCTGGGCGTTGTTGTGGCCGTACTGCTTTCTGGCCTCTACCCTCTGGGCGAACTGGTTTCGGTCTTCGGCGTGCCGGTCGAAGGGCAGAACCTGCTGCGCGATGTGACGCTGCTGTGCCTGGCCGGGCTTTCGCTCAAGTTTACGAGCAGGCGCTGCCGTGAACTCAATGGCTTTTCCTGGGCCCCCATTGAAGAAGTTGCCAAGCTGTTCTTTGGCATTTTTATCAGCATGGTTCCCGCCATTGCCATTTTGCGCGCAGGTGCTGACGGTGCGCTTGCTCCCCTGATTCACCTTGTTTCGCACGATGGGCAGCCGGTAAATTCCATGTATTTCTGGCTCACGGGCATTCTCTCCAGTTTTCTGGATAATGCGCCGACCTATCTTGTGTTTTTCAACACTGCTGGCGGGGATGCGCAGCACCTTATGCACGATATGCCCGCCACCCTGGCCGCCATATCTGCGGGTGCCGTGTTCATGGGCGCCAACAGCTACATTGGCAACGCGCCCAACTTCATGGTTCGCTCCATTGCAGAAAGCGATGGCGTGCGTATGCCCAGCTTCTTTGGCTACATGGCTTGGTCGGTAGGTATTCTGGTGCCCCTGTTCGCACTGTTGACCTGGCTGTTCTTTATCTAGCCAGTGCAAATCCCGCGAGGCGGGTTTTGCAATCAGTATAAAACAAGCCCCTCTGCCTTAAGGTCGAGGGGCTTGTTTGTTGTCTGCCAAAATAAAATATTTCCGCGCCAGCTCATAACGCGCCCAAGGGCATGCCTCCCTCAAGGTAGCGTCTGCACAGGCGCACCGTGTGTTCAAGCCAGTGTGCGCCGAGGTTGCGGGCTGTCTCGGTATTGGCGTGTGTGGCCATCCATGCTGTCATCTGGATACGCCGCTGCATGATCATATGCGGGATCATGGCTTCATCCTGAGCATCCAGATGACTGACCATCTCATATCCCTGAAGCCAGTTTTCCAGCCAGCGGGGGGCCAGCGGGCAGTGTTCCTCAAAGCTCATGGCCGCGGCAATGTCGTGAACAAACCAGCCCATGCCGCAATCGTCAAAATCAATGACGCGCGTACCGTCCTTGTGCAGCAGCAGATTGGTTAGGCGCAGATCAGCGTGAATCAGGCCATAACGCTGGTCAGACTGGCCGTAGGCGCGCAGTTTTTCGCCAATACAGTTCAAGGCCGCCTCCAGAAGCAGGGCGTCCTCGCGTGGCAGGCCGGGGCTTGCCCGCCAGTCCCCCCAATGGGCGCGCGGGCCAACCATGCTTTCGTGGTTCCAGACAATGCGCTGGAATCCTGCCGGTTTTTGCCATTGCCGGCTATGCTGGTGGAGGCGCGCCGCGACCTCGCCAAGCTGCCGAAAGGCGTGCGGGTCTAGGTGCACTGTTGGCATATCGCCTTCAATCCACTGAAAAAGAACGATATTTCTGTGTGATCCGTCTGGAAGGTGCAGGGTCAACACCCTTTGGCCCCCCATGCTGGACAGGGCCTTTGGCGTGACGATGCCGGTATCTTGCTGCAAGGCATCCAGCCACATCAGCTCGCCCATTATATTGATATGCGAGTGATAATTTTCGCGGTGCACACGCAGGGCATAACGGCTGTTGCTGGTCTGGACAAGAAATGTTGCGTTTTCTGAACGGCAGAGCAGGTGCAGGGTTCCCTGCATTTCCGGGGGGTATTGCTGCAACGCCTGCCGTGCCAGTTGCGTTACGGCCTGATCGCTGAGCGAGTCATTTTGCTGAAGTGCCATATTCCCCCCTGCGTTGGGTATGGGTGCCAGTTTGTTCCATCG belongs to Desulfovibrio desulfuricans DSM 642 and includes:
- a CDS encoding sodium:proton antiporter, whose protein sequence is MARFLTVLGALCAALLVPGVVLAGEGHPNIPGAQLSVIWAIPFVCMLLSIAIMPLALPHFWEKHFGKIAAFWGLAFLTPCLLVYGFNVALYEFLHIILLDYVPFLVLLFTLFTIAGGVRLTGSLAGTPAVNTGLLAVGTVLASWMGTTGAAMLLIRPLLRANAHRKYRVHSVVFFIFLVANIGGSLTPLGDPPLFLGFLKGVNFFWTTTNLLMKTSLIATVLLGIFFVLDTVLFKKEGSPKAEAQAGAAEEKLGLDGKINLLFLLGVVVAVLLSGLYPLGELVSVFGVPVEGQNLLRDVTLLCLAGLSLKFTSRRCRELNGFSWAPIEEVAKLFFGIFISMVPAIAILRAGADGALAPLIHLVSHDGQPVNSMYFWLTGILSSFLDNAPTYLVFFNTAGGDAQHLMHDMPATLAAISAGAVFMGANSYIGNAPNFMVRSIAESDGVRMPSFFGYMAWSVGILVPLFALLTWLFFI
- a CDS encoding phosphotransferase enzyme family protein; its protein translation is MALQQNDSLSDQAVTQLARQALQQYPPEMQGTLHLLCRSENATFLVQTSNSRYALRVHRENYHSHINIMGELMWLDALQQDTGIVTPKALSSMGGQRVLTLHLPDGSHRNIVLFQWIEGDMPTVHLDPHAFRQLGEVAARLHQHSRQWQKPAGFQRIVWNHESMVGPRAHWGDWRASPGLPREDALLLEAALNCIGEKLRAYGQSDQRYGLIHADLRLTNLLLHKDGTRVIDFDDCGMGWFVHDIAAAMSFEEHCPLAPRWLENWLQGYEMVSHLDAQDEAMIPHMIMQRRIQMTAWMATHANTETARNLGAHWLEHTVRLCRRYLEGGMPLGAL